CGCGTGGGCGTCATGGACGCCGGCGCCATTGTCCGCTTCCGCAACCGCGACTGGGTGCTGCTGCCGGGGGACCAGCCAGACGTCGTCCTGCTGCGGCCGCTCACCGGGACCAGCGAAGACGTAGTGGCGGTCCACCGCCGCCTGGCCGACCTGGTGGCGTACACCTTACCGGCAGAGCGCCTGTCCCCCTCGACCTTCCCCCTGCCTAGCGCGGAGTCCGTAGCGGACGCCCAGAGCGTCCACCTCCTGTGGCAGTCTGCCCGGCTGCTGCTGCGGGAGGGTGCCACGCCGTTCCGCTGCCTGGGCCGGATCTCGGTCCGGCCCCGGACCTACCAGCTGGTCCCCCTCATGATGGCACTGCGGCTGGAGCCCGTGCGTCTGCTCATCGCGGACGACGTAGGGGTAGGCAAGACCATCGAGGCGGGGCTGGTGGTCCGGGAGCTGTGGGAGCTCGGGGAGGTCCGCCGGGTCGCGGTCCTCTGCCCGCCGTACCTGTGCGACCAGTGGCAGAAGGAGCTGGTCGAGAAGGTTGAACCTGGACACTGGGCGATGCGCTGCTCGTGATGGACTCGGGCCTGGTCAGGGGAGGCATAGCAGGCAAGGTGCAAATTAGCGCTTATCACGAAGCCGGATACGCCGACCAGCCCATCTCGTGGCCGAATTTAAGTCGGCTGAGAATGACCATGACCGTGCGCCAGTGTCGCGTTGCGATCACACCCATGATCATCGTCCTGGTGCTGACTGTGGCGGCTGCCCAGGCACAGACGCCGGAGCTTCTGCTTTTCGGCGGACGAGATCACAGGGTCTTCCTTGGTTGCCTGAATTGTGGCAGGTTCGATCCGGATTCGGTCTGCAACAGGTTCGGCGAGTACGGGTCTCGCTTCAGTTCGAGGAGCATTTGGAACCGCTTTGGTGACTACGGCTCTCGATTCAGCCCTTACAGCCCCTGGAATAGGTTGGCGTTGTATCCACCCGTAATCGTTGATCGTCAGGGTAACTTCTACGGCTACTTCACGTCGAATCGCTTCCATCCTAATCGAACCACGATCAGGTTCTTCCTTATTTTCCTCGACAATGTAGATGAGGTGTACGAAGACTTGGAGCGTGCCCGTAATCTCTTTTGCAATCAGTGAGCCTAGCCTAACAACGGCATCCAGCGGACGGCGCTGCTCGCCGCCGCTGATTCTGAACGTTAGACAGCCAGTCCTGTGTCGAGAATAGGAGCGGCCGCGAGACTGTGAGCCTGGCGATGGACAAAGGACGGAACCTTCTCGCCCCTCCTGAGGGTGACAGCTACCATTAGGCGGCGTGTAACCTCCTCCGGTTCAACGCATAAGATCCTTTGGCTCGCGGACGTGCGCAAACCGCTCGCCCTTCCTGACCGACGAGCCGGACGATTTGGATGGGCTCTGGCTGGGAGCTCGCAAGAAGCGCATGCCTGCGCGGCCGCTGGTGCCGCCGGTCGTTGTGGACTGAGTTTGTGCCGAGGAGCTGGACCAGCCGGAGAGGGAGCCCGAACTGCTGCGTGAGATCACGGTGATCGTCAACGGGCAAGTGCCGGAGCCCGACGGATCCGAGGACCCCGAGAGCACCATCGTCGAGGAGGTCCCGGGGCGGCTCCGGCTGGCGGATCACCCGGAGGTCGAGTAGGCCTCTCGAGTATGTCGTCGAGAAGTGGGAGCCGTGGGCGCGGGAGATGCGGCGATGGCGGGAGGTGCAAAAGGTTTACGAAATGCTTGACTTCATGGGGCGGGGGCTCGGAGAAGCCGAGGAGCGGTACGAGCTCGTGCTTACGATCGGGTTTCTGCAGCGGCGTGATCCGACTGGCACGGACGTCGCCTGCCACGTTCTACTGGCGCCTGCGGAAATTACGTTCGACGCGGCACGAGGCATGCTCGCCGTTGCGCCTGCCGCCTGGTCCAGTGGTTTCCGCGTCGAGCTCGACATGCTGGAGCTCCAGGACCGCCCTGAGACTGAATTCCCACACCCTCAGGGTCGAGGAAGGATGTCTCGAGTTCCCTGCAGAGGGGTGACAGCGCTGGCCTAGGGTCGCAGGCCTGTCTGGGAGGGGGTGAGGGGCCCACAGGCCTGCGGCCCGGTCGCGTGCCTGGCGCTGGGCGGCCACCAGGCGGTCGGTGTACCGGACGTTGGGGGGACTGTGAGGAGGACGGCCCAGCCGTCACGGAGGAGCCGCTCGTTGAGGAGGGTTCCGTCCGGGAGCCAGAGGTAGGCGAGCAGCCGGCCGTAGCGGTCACGGGTCTGGACGTCGAGCTCGAGGAAGACGGTAGACCCCGGAGGGGCGAGCCGGCCCGCCGCAGCCCGACTGAGTTCACCTAGGCGGAGGATCTCCTGGAGGCTCCGGCCCAGCTGTCCGGCCTGTCTGGCGGCGCGGTGGTTGGGAGAGGTCTCTGGGGCGTCGAGCCCGATGAGGCGGACGGTCTCCGTGCGGGGCCCGACCTGCAGCCGGACAGTGGCGGGCGTGCGGGCCGCGAGGGCGGGGGCAGCCAGGAGGAGGGCGAGTGGGAGGAGGAGCACAGTGGCAACCTGCCTGAGGGCCGGTAGGGGCAACGGCCGTGGGCTCAGACCAGTGTGCTGTCCAGACCTAGCGTCCTCCCCGCTGACGGGTCTTCGGACGGTGGGGCCGGCAGCCAGCCGAGGCACAACTAGACCTTCTGCCTGCACTGCCCTCGGGCCTCCCTCTCTGCGGTGAGACTGTGGGGCCCGGTGGGATCTGGGATGCGAAAACTCGTGCGTGTCTTCCGGAGAGTGGAGGGCGGATTCCCGCCGTAAGAGGCGTCGGAAGCGCACGAGGAGCCGTTTGTGCCGGTTGTACCGGGTCATACCGCACTGCTGGCGGGCGGACGACGCTTAAATGTCTTGACAACGAGACTAAATCCCCATACCCTTGGGGTGGAGGGAGGATCGATGAAGGGGCTGCTGACGCTGGCCCGGGCTGCGGGACGGCTGGGGGTCCACCCCGACTGGCTCCGCAAGCTGGTGCGCCGGGGCCGTCTGCGGGCGGTGGACATCGGGACTCCGGCGAGGCCCTTCTACCTGCTTCCGGAGGCGGAGGTCAGGCGGTACCAGCGGGAGATCCAGGGCAGGCGCGGTCGGCCGTCCAAGCGGGGGAGGTGAACAGGAGTGCCTGGGTACGTGCGCCGGAGGGGTCGGAATTCGTGGGAGGTGACGGTCAGCGCAGGTAGAGACCCCGTGACCGGGCGGCGGGTCCGGGTCTTCCGGTCTGCCCGGGGCACCCGCAAGGACGCGGAGCGGGAGCTGGCGAGGCTGTGGCTGGAGGCGACCAAAGGGGCCTTGGTGGACCTTGGCCGCGTCACCGTCGAAGAGTGGCTGAGGTCCTGGTTGGACGTCAAGCGGGTCCTCCACGCGGCCCTGGAGGACGCGGTCCGCCAGCAGGTGGTCGGCCGGAACGTCTGCGACGCGGTGAGGCCCCCGAAGACCCCTGCCCGGGAACTCCGGGTACTCGACCGGGACGAGCTGCTCCGGCTCCTCCGGGAGGCGGAGGGCACCCGAATGTACGTGCCCGTCCTGCTGGCGTCCCTGTGCGGCCTCCGGAGGGGCGAGGTGCTGGCCCTCAGGTGCGGCTCGGAGAGGCCTGGACCGACCACGGGCTGGTCTGCCCCGGGGAGAACGGGGCTCCCTGGTGGCCCAATAACTTCCAGCGGGCCTTCTCGGCCCTGACCCGCCGGGTGGGGGTCGAGGGGCTGACCTTCCACGTCCTCCGCCACACCCACGCCAGCCACCTGATCCGGGCCGGGGTGGACCTCCGGACCGTGGCCGCCCGGTTGGGCCACGCGACCCCGACCCTGACGCTGAACACCTACGGACACCTGATCCCGGGGGCCCAGGAGGAGGCCGTCAGCTGGCTGGAGGAGCACCTCCACGGGGCCGCCCGGTCGTAGGTGTCGGCAATTTGTCGGCAAAACCGCGTCGCGCGAGCTATACCCCAGGGGAGTACTCGTCTGGAACGCCATTCTGGGGAGGGTTTGGTGGTGGGCCGTGAGGGACTCGAACCCCCGACGCCCGGGTTAAAAGCCCGGCGCTCTACCCACTGAGCTAACGGCCCTTCCCGCAGGCATTGTACGGCAGGAGAGGGAGGTACACCAAGCGGCTCTCCGGAGGGGCTGGTAAGATCGGGGTTGCGGGGTGGACGCCGAGGAGCAGGCGGATCCAGGTATGCGCATCGCCATCACGGGGGCTTCGGGACTGCTGGGGACAGCCCTCGCGCAACGCTTTCGAGCCGCGGGGCACGAGGTAGTACCCGTGGGCCGCGATCCGGAGATCAGCGCCCGGAGCGGTGTGTTCTGGGATCCCCCCCGAAAGATGCTCGAGGCGGAGCGGCTGGAGGGGGTGGAAGTAGTGGTGAACCTGGCCGGTGCCCGCATCGCACCCGCCCGCTGGACTCCTGCCTACCGGGCCCTCATCCGCACGAGTCGGGTGGAGGCCACCCGGTTCCTGTGCGAGACCCTCGCACGCCTCGCGCGCAAGCCGCGGGTGCTGCTCTCGGCCTCCGCGGTGGGCTACTACGGAAACCGGGACCCGCAGCAGGAACTGGACGAATCTAGCCCGCCCGGGGAGGGGTTTCTCGCGCGCCTCTGCGTGGAGTGGGAGGCGGCCACAGAACCCGCCCGATCCGCGGGGATCCGCACGGTCCTGCTGCGCACGGGCACGGTGCTGACCCTGCGCGGTGGATTCCTGCCTCCGTTGGTGCGGCTCTTCCGCGTGGGGCTTGGAGGTCGACTGGGAAGGGGGGATCAGGTCCTGAGCTGGATCGCGCTCGTGGACTACGTGCGGGCCGTGGAGTTCCTACTGCAACGGCAAGACCTCCACGGGCCCGTCAACCTCACCGCTCCAAAGCCAGTGACCAACGCGGAGTTCACCGCGACCCTCGCCCGGATCCTGCGCCGCCCCGCTCCCTTCCGGATACCCGCCTTCGCCCTGCGGCTCGCCTTCGGTCGGGAGCTCGCGGAGGAGGTCTTCCTGGCCGGGCAGCGGGTGGTCCCACGGCGGCTGTGGGAAGCCGGCTTCCGGTTCGACCTCCCGGAGCTGGAGGGCGCGTTGCGGGCCGTTCTGGCTGAGCGCTAAAGCATCGCCGTTGCCGCCTGGCCCGATGGGGAGGGAATTCGGCGGAGGGGAGAAGCCAGGGCCGGGCGGGGCTAAATGGGAAGACCCAGGGACCGCAGCCAGGCCAGGAGGTGGTCCATGATCCGTGGCCCCGGATCCACACCGGTCACCTCCGCCACGCGCAGCAGCGTCTCCACCGTCACATCTCCCGTGGCGGTTACCAGCCATCCGTCCCGCGACCAGTGCACCGCCGTCCGCATTCCGGAGCGCTGCACCCACATGGGTGAGTTCCAGACGGAGGGTGGGGCGCCCCAGCACCTGCCCCGGAAGGGCCCGCATCCGGTAGTTCTGCCGGAGCCAGGTGAGATGCTCCCTTACGGGGAACGCTTCCCACCGGGGTAAAAAGGAGCGCCGGGCAAGGCCGCGGCGGGGATCGTAAGTGATCTGGACCTCCCCCCTCTGGAGGATCACCACTTGGCCCCTCGCCCCCACCGGACGATAGAGAAAGCGGGTCCATGCCGCCGGATCCCGCTCCACCTGCACCACCAGGGTACGCGCCCGCCCACCTTCCCGGGTGGCGAGGACCTGCCTCCCGGAGTAGGCCGCCTGATCCCTAGCCCGCAGCAGGTCCTGCAGCCGGCCGATGAGATCTGTGGCCCCAGCCGATGCGGCCAGAAGCAACGTGGTGGTGGCGGGGAGGAGGATGCGGCCGATGGCGTTCATGGCTCCTCGGGCGGCAGCTGGGGCAGCAAACCCGCGAGGAAGGCGTTCAGTGCCCCATCCACCATGGGATGGGTGAGGGTGATCCGGGCGTGGTGCCGGAGGTAGGCGGTTCGCTCGAGCCGGGAAGAGGCGAAGGGCGGGGGGAGGTACAGGAGGAGCGCGGCGGCACAGGCGGTCAGGAACGCCAGGAGGAGGCGACGCGCGCGATCCCTTTGAGTACCCCTCTCCTCCAGCCGCCGGAGGGCGTGGGCCAGGGACTCGGGGCGCGGGTGAGGCTGTGGTACCCGACGGAGTAGGGCCCGTACGGCCAGAAGGTCCTCCACCACCTGGAGGCAGGAAGCGCAGGCTGCGAGGTGGGCTGCGATCCGGGTTGCCTCCTCCACGGGGAGAACCCCGTCCGCATAAGCGCTCAGCAGGTCCTCCGGATGCCTCATCTCCCTTTCCCCGTCGGAGGGCGTCCACGTATGGCCGCAGCCGCTCCCGGAGAGCAAGCCGCCCCCGGTGCAGCCGGGAGCGCACGGTTCCCAAGGGACACCGCAGCACCTCTGCCGCCTCCTCGTACGAGTAGCCCAGCAGATCCACCAGCACCACTACACTCCGATACTCCGGGGAGAGAGCATTGAGCGCCGGCTGAACCGGACCGTCCAGGGCGGCCTCCACCCGCGCCTCCGGATCGGACCAGCTCCCCGCCACCAGGGAAGCAGCGGGGAGCTGGTCCAGGGAGGACAGGGACTGTCGCCGCAGGCGGCGGTAAGCATCCACGAAGGGTGGTAGACGATGCGCAGAAACCACCGGTCGAACCGGGTACCAGGCCGGAACCGGTGGAAGGCCCGGAGGGCCTCTTCTGCAGCCTGCTGGAGCACCTCCTCTGCTTGGTCGGTGTCTCCACACAGCCGATAGGCGAACCGGTAGGCGCGGGGCCAGTGCTCCGCGAGGAGTCGGCTGAACTGCGAGGTTGCCTCCTCCCGCGTCCCCGTGTGCTCCACCGCGCCTTCCAGGTTCATGGCCTACTCTAGGATGGTGACCTGGGCCGCCCGGTAGGTCACCCTCTTCCCCGACCGCAGGACGCTGCCGAGAACCCGCACGGTCTCCCCGGCCTTGAGCGCGGCGGGGCTTGCGGCCTTCCCCGCCCGGGTGAACTTGGTCCGGGAGGTATACTGGATCCGCAGCCGCGCGCCCTTCTGAAGGTTCCCCTGCCGTACTTCCGTCACCGAGAGGGAAAACCCGCTTTTCGAGACCGCGGACACCTTCCCCTCGACCTCGAACGAGGCCGCCGGTCTTGGGCTAGCGGGCTTCGTCTGGGGAGCACCCGCGGCTGTCCATCCGAGCGGGGCAAGGGTCAGGGCCAGGAAGACACTCGCGAGCAGTGCGATCCAGGTCCGCATGGCTCTCCCTCCTTTGGGATGGTTTCACCCTACAAGCGCGCCCCCGCATTCCGAAGTTCCCGGAGGGTTTGGAACCGATTCGGGCCTGCGGTACGCTTAAGGTAAGGAGGGGTGTGTGATGGGACTCGGGAGCATTGGAACAGGAGAGCTCCTGATCATCTTCCTGATCGCCCTGCTGATCTTCGGGCCCGCGCGCCTGGCGGACCTCGGCAGTTCGCTGGGGAAGGCCATCCGGGACTTCCGGCGGGGCCTGCAGGAGCCGGACGATCACGAGACCAGGTCCGACTCCAGGTAGAACTCCCCTGTGGTCTCGTCGTAAGCAAACGCCTCCGCGTATCGGCCCCAGTCGGTGAGCACTCCCAGTTGGCGGCGGGACTCCTCAGCGCTGAAGTGCCGCTCCAGGAGGTCCAGGAAGAACTCCGCGGACATGCGGGGCGGTCGGCGGTGCCGGAGGACCTCCAGAATCTCCTGGGCGGTACGCACCCGGCTGAGGAAGGCTTTGCGGAACACCTCCTTTTTGGCCTGCACGGAGGCCTCCGCCAGGGCCCTCCCCTCCTCCGTAAGCACCAGATCTCCATCCTGAGAGCTCAGAAACCCCAGAAGCTCCGCGGCTTCCACCGCGGGCAGCAGATCCTCGATGTCCATCTGCAGCTCCGCGGCCAGCTCAGGAAGATCCACCCGGCCGTCCGCGTCGTGCACCAGCTCCACGAGCCCCGTGATGAGCCCTACGGGTGCCGGAGGGAGCCGGGGGATGAGGGGGCGGGCGTGCACCAGCCGCCGCTGGCGGTCCCCGGCCAGCAGCTCGTACACCTCGTCCACCCGCTGCCGGAACTCCGGGGCTTCCCGGTCCCGCCAGTGGGGGAGCTCGGGTCGCACCTCCCCCAGGATGCGGGCCGGGGTCGTGCTCAGGACCACCACCCGGTCGCTGAGGAAGACGGCCTCCTCGATGTTGTGGGTGACGAGGACCATGGCCCGGGTGGGGATGCGGCGCTGCAGCCACAGCTCCAACAGGTCCGTGCGGAGGTTTTCGGCGGTGAGGGCGTCCAGGGCGGAGAACGGCTCGTCCATCAGCAGCACGTCCGGCCCCACCACCAGAGCCCGGGCGAAGGCCACCCGCTGCCGCATTCCCCCTGAGAGCTCCTTGGGATAGGCGGACTCGAACCCATCGAGCCCGATGAGGTCGATGGCCGCAAGCGCCCGCCTCCGCCGCTCCGCGGGAGGAACACCCCTGGCCCGCAGCCCCAGCTCCACGTTCTCCAGCACCGTCATCCACGGGAAGAGGGCGAAGGTCTGGAAGACCATGGCGATCCCGGGATGAGGACCCCGTACCACCTCCCCCTGATAGCGCACCTCGCCCTGCGTGGGCCTGAGCAGACCTGCCAGAACCCGCAGGAGGGTGGACTTGCCGCAGCCGCTCGGCCCCACCAGGGCCAGGATCTCCATGTCCCGGAGGGTCAGGGAGATGCGGTCCAGCACCACGATCTGTCCCTCGGGCCGCTCGAAGGCCACGGTGACCTCCCGGGCCTCCAGCAGGACCGCGGGTGGGGCGAGCAGGGGAGGGAGGGGGTTGGGGTGCTGCATGGATCGTTCTCCTCACACGTGGTAGCGGGTCTCCGCGAGGTACACGAACCGCCGCCAGACCAACCGGTTCAGCCCCACCACCACCGCGGCCATGACCACCGTGGAGGCCGCCAGCAGCGGCATATCGCCCTGCGCGGCCGCGGAGGCGATGAGGGCCCCAAGCCCCGTGGTCTGCAGGGTTCGACCTCCGAAGGTGACGAACTCCGAGACGATGCTGGCGTTCCAGGCCCCGCCCTGGGCCGAAAGCCCCCCGGTGATGAGGTACGGGAAGAGGGCGGGCAGGCAGAACGTCCGCCACCACAGCCACCTCCGAATCTGCAGCACCTGCGCAGCCTCCAGGAGGTCCCGGGGCAGGGCGGTGGTGCCGGCGATCACGTTGAACAGCAGGTACCACTGAGTGCCGAGCAACATGAGGGCCACGGAGGCCACCTCCAGCCCCCCGCCGAGCCTCACGAGGAGGAGGAGCATCACCGGAAACAGCGCGGTGGCCGGCACGGAGGCGGCCATCTGCACGAGGGGCTGGACGAGGCGGGCGACTCGGGGTCGGAGACCCACGGCCACGCCCGCGGGGATGGTCCACATGGCGGCGAGGGAAAGGGCGATGAGCACCCGCAGGCCGGTGGCGACGGTTCCGAGTACGATGTCCCGCCATCCCTCCGGCGGAACCCGGACCATGAGTCGTCCGAGGGAGAGGAGCCCCCATGCAGCGGTTGCCGCCAGGAGGACCGCCGCGATGGCACCGAGGGCAGGGTGCCCTGGGGAGCGACCCCTCTTGCCGGACGCTGCCCGCTCGCCCGGAAGACGCAGCGTTCGCTCCAACACCTCCCCTAAAGGCACCCACAGGTGCGCCCGGCACCACCGAACCAGCTGGGAATGCCGCAGGAGGTCCAAAAACCAGGAACGGGGCGGGAGCGGGTCTTCTGCGAGTTCCAGCTTGAACTTCTGGCTCCACGCCACCAGCGGCCGCCACACCAGCTGGTCCATGGCCACGATCACCAACAGCAGGGCTCCCAGTCCCCACCCCACCGCCCGGAGATCCCCGCGGCTGCTGGCCTCCGCGAGGTAGCTGCCGAGCCCAGGGAGGGTGAAGGAACGGTCCACCAGGGTGAAGCTCTCGCACGCCATGAGGAAGAACCATCCGCCCGCCCAGGACATCATGCTGTTCCACACCAGGCCGATGGCCGCGCAAGGAAGCTCCAAACGGGTGAACCGCTGCCACCACGACAGTCCCAGCACCCGGGCTGCCTCCAGGAGATCTTCGGGCACCGTCAGGAGGGCGTGGTAGAAGCTGAAGGCCATGTTCCACACCATCCCCGTGAAGATCAGGAGGATGCTTGCAAGCTCCAGGCCAATGATGCGGCCCGGAAAGAGGGCGATCATGGCCAGCAGGACCGCGGGGAGGAAGGAGAGCACAGGGACGGATTGCAGGACGTCCAGCACGGGGATCAGGAGGCGCTCCGCAGTGCGGTTGCGGGCCGCTATGTATCCCACGGTCAGGGTGAAGAGAAGGGAAAGCCCGTAGGCGGCGGCCACGCGCAGCAGGGAAAATCCGGCGTATCCGGGGAGGGCCTGGGGCCGCAGGTCCAGGGCCAGCGAAGGGCTCACCTGCCGCAGCTCCGTGGGAGCCAGGACCACCAGCCCCCACACTGCGCCCACTCCCACGGCCAGCACCACCAGGTCCGCGAGGCGGGGCCGTGGCAGTCGCAGGAGCCGAAGAACGGAAAGCCAGGGCATCGGTAACTCTGGGTTCGGGGAATGCGTCCTCCGCAAAAACCCTACGGCCTATTGTAGGGGCACGGGGGCCGGAAGCGGGTAGGGTGGGGTTTGATCCGGTGCAGGAATCCGTGGGAAAGTTATACAAAACGGATCCGGCCCGGGTAGAGAGCCGTGGGGGGACTACGGAACGATTGGCAGGATCGGATGGTGGTCTGGATCGTGATGGGGGGACCGCGCTGTGGAGCCTGCGCCAGGTGCGGTCTGCTGACTCTCCCCGAGTACCTGCGGCTGGCCGCTCAAGAGCTGGAGCAGCTGGAGGCGGCCTGGTTTCCCTTCCTGGTCTCCAGCGAAGGGGGAAAGGATGGGGAGGTCCTGGGCGCCTCCGTGCTCCGGGGACTGCCCGCCGCGCGGGTGCCGTCGCCAGCTGGGCCCTCCGACGGTATCTGGGGGTCTGGTGGTCCTGACCCTCATCGGGACCGCCTTGCTGTGGATGGGGCTTGTAGCAGTGGGCTTTCCCAATGCCCTCGGGTGATCCGTCCTGGTGGGGGTGGCGGAGACGGTCCCCTACCTGGGGCCCGCGTTTGGGATCTTGGCGCTCGGCAGCGTAGCCCTCACACGGGGCGTGTGGACCGCCCTGGCCGTGGTGGGGATCCTGCTCGGCGTCCGGGCGATCAACGACGTGATCGTGGCACCCCTGGTGCTGCGTAACCTCCTCCGGCTGCATCCCGTCGTCATCCTCGGCGCGATCCTGATGGGTGCGGACCTCTTCGGACCTGCAGGCGTGTTCCTGGCGGCCCCCCTCACAACCACCATCGCCATGATGCTCCAGGCCTCCGAAGCTCCGGTCGCGTGTCTTCCGCCGGAGCCCGTGAAGCTCTCCAAGGGCGGCTCTCCATGAAGCGGGGAAACGCCTGCATCCTCCTGGTTGCCGGGTTTGTGCTGGCGGTGAATTCCCCCAACAGCCTCTCGAACACCGTAAGCGTCATCGATCCCAGGACGTTCCGGGTAATCGCCACCTTTCCGGTGGGCAAGAGTCCGCAACCCGTGGTCCCCTCGTACGACCTGCGCATCCTGCGGGTGAACAACAACATCACCTGGACCTCTCCGGGGACGGAAGGTACTTCTGCCTCTCCTGCGAGTTCAGCGGGGATCTTCTCCGGGTGAGCGCCCGCTCCCGCCGAACCGCCGGCAGGATCCACGAGAGAAACCCGTATCCCGCCACACCCGCGGCGACGTCGAGGCGGAAAACACCCCCTGCCCCTGCGGTCGGATCCGGAGCAGGACGGAGGCGAGGACGCAGAAGGCCCTGAGAGATATTCTGGAACCGTGTGCCGAGGTTGGAGAGCAGATTGTCTCCCTCCTCTTTGCGCGTGCGGGAGAGGGACCCGATCAGACCGCGATCTCCTGGGTCGTGTACCACCTCCGGAGGACGGTGATCTGTCCCGCGGTGTGCGCGGCTTCCAGCAAGAGATCCGTGAGGACGTCCCGCCACGTGCCCTCTCGGCCCGGAGCCGCCCGGTCCAGGAGCGTATCATCCGCCTCCTGCACCGCTTGCGCGCACGCCTCCACCGCATGCCCCAGGCGCTTCCGGAGCTCCCCCCAGGCCCCAGGGGTGTTCGCAGGGCGCGGCCATGGGTCGGGCCCCGGGTGCGGGTGGTCCGGACGGAGCTCGTGCGCAGCCCAGGCGCACCGATATGCCAGGTGGGCCACGAGGTCTGCGATGCTGGGCTGTCCGGACACGGGGCGCCAATGGGCCTCCACGACCGTCACGTCCCCTAGCAGCCCCCACAGCCCCTCTCGCCCCTCGGGTCCCTCCCGAAGGATTCTCCGCAGGCGCTCGGCGAACCACTGCGTCTTCCGTGCTCCCATGCCTCCTCACCCCTTTCCGCCCTCCTCCCAGGATGGCGCACACACCCTCGCTGGATCCGTGCGATTGCCGTGTGCGCGGCCCATGCAGAACAGCCGCGGGCCCGATACACTGGAGAAGTCAGACCCATCTGGGGAGGGAGCAGCATGCTGGCCCGGGACATCATGACCAAGGATGTGATCACCCTGGATCCCTCCATGACCGTGGAGGAAGCCGCGGACGTCCTCATCCGGTATCGGATCCATGGGGCGCCCGTGGTGGACCGGGAGGAGAGGCTGGTGGGGATGGTGAGCCTCGTGGACCTGGTGGCGAAGTCGGGGAGCCGGGTCCGGGACATCATGACGCCGGATCCCGTCACCGCCTCGGAGGACACGCCGCTGAGCGAGCTGGCACAGCTGATGCTGGATGAGTTGGTGCGTCGGGTCCCCATTGTGCGGGGGAACCGGATAGTGGGAATCGTGAGCGCGAGCGACTTCCTGCGGGCATACCTGGAGCTGGTGGGAGAAGGGGGGGCGGAGTAGTTTCGCCCCTTGTGGAAGCGTGCATCTCAAGGCGCTCACCGAACCACCCTCCCGTGCTTACCCTAGGACCGCGGGACCCTTTTCGCCATCCATCTCCGGAAGGATTCTGGTCCGCTCCATGCCCGATCCCCTCGGGCCTACACCCTTGTGGTAGACTTAAACTACTAAGGAGCGGACGGTGCGTAGGCTGCGGGCACGGGACGTGATGACGACACCTGTCATCACCGTGGTGCCGGAGACCCCAGTCCCGGAGGTGGCGCGGGTGCTGGTGGAGCGGCACATCAGCGGCGTGCCTGTGGTGGACGAGGCAGGGAGACTCGTGGGCATCGTGACGGAGGCGGATCTCCTGCCCAAGGAGGCGGGCCCCGCGGGACTTCCCCTCACCGCCCTGCCGGGCTCGGAAG
Above is a genomic segment from Armatimonadota bacterium containing:
- a CDS encoding AI-2E family transporter; this encodes MAETVPYLGPAFGILALGSVALTRGVWTALAVVGILLGVRAINDVIVAPLVLRNLLRLHPVVILGAILMGADLFGPAGVFLAAPLTTTIAMMLQASEAPVACLPPEPVKLSKGGSP
- a CDS encoding CBS domain-containing protein — protein: MLARDIMTKDVITLDPSMTVEEAADVLIRYRIHGAPVVDREERLVGMVSLVDLVAKSGSRVRDIMTPDPVTASEDTPLSELAQLMLDELVRRVPIVRGNRIVGIVSASDFLRAYLELVGEGGAE
- a CDS encoding DinB family protein, which encodes MGARKTQWFAERLRRILREGPEGREGLWGLLGDVTVVEAHWRPVSGQPSIADLVAHLAYRCAWAAHELRPDHPHPGPDPWPRPANTPGAWGELRKRLGHAVEACAQAVQEADDTLLDRAAPGREGTWRDVLTDLLLEAAHTAGQITVLRRWYTTQEIAV